A portion of the Pirellulales bacterium genome contains these proteins:
- a CDS encoding MoxR family ATPase — MVEVATTAKKIIANVEQAIVGKRQQIVLALVAWFSEGHILLEDVPGVAKTMLARALAASVGCTFKRIQCTPDLLPTDVTGVSVFNQKSTEFEFRPGPIFAQLVLADEINRATPRTQAALLEAMAESRVTVDGVTHALTPPFLVIGTQNPIDHEGTFPLPEAQLDRFLMRFSLGYPTPEEELKMLDMLRQVHPLSQLKAVVSAEEVIACQQAIRQIHVDEKVRRYIVEIIQRTRQNEDLALGASPRASLAVFRASQAMAAMLGRNFVQPDDIKRVATAILVHRVILRPESRLRKITAAKVIEETISETPVPTMQAPTGRAVFEP; from the coding sequence ATGGTCGAAGTCGCCACAACGGCCAAAAAAATTATCGCCAACGTCGAGCAGGCGATCGTCGGCAAGCGGCAGCAAATTGTGCTGGCCCTGGTGGCTTGGTTTTCCGAAGGGCACATTCTGCTGGAAGACGTGCCGGGCGTGGCCAAAACCATGTTGGCCCGGGCGCTGGCGGCGAGCGTGGGCTGCACGTTCAAACGCATTCAGTGCACGCCCGATTTGTTGCCGACCGACGTGACGGGCGTGTCGGTGTTCAACCAGAAATCGACGGAATTTGAATTCCGGCCAGGGCCGATTTTCGCGCAATTGGTGCTGGCCGACGAAATCAATCGCGCCACGCCCCGCACACAGGCCGCGTTGCTGGAAGCGATGGCCGAAAGCCGCGTGACGGTGGATGGTGTTACGCACGCGCTGACGCCGCCGTTTTTGGTCATCGGCACGCAGAACCCCATCGATCACGAAGGGACGTTTCCGCTGCCGGAGGCGCAACTGGATCGCTTTTTGATGCGGTTCAGCCTGGGTTACCCGACGCCGGAGGAAGAACTGAAAATGCTGGACATGCTGCGGCAAGTGCATCCGCTTTCGCAATTGAAAGCGGTGGTATCGGCCGAAGAAGTGATCGCCTGCCAGCAGGCCATACGGCAAATTCACGTGGACGAGAAAGTGCGGCGGTACATTGTGGAAATCATTCAGCGCACGCGACAGAACGAAGATTTGGCGCTGGGAGCCAGTCCGCGGGCATCGTTGGCAGTGTTTCGCGCTTCGCAAGCGATGGCCGCCATGTTGGGGCGGAATTTCGTTCAGCCCGATGACATTAAGCGCGTGGCCACGGCCATTTTGGTGCATCGTGTGATTTTGCGGCCGGAAAGCCGGCTGCGAAAAATTACGGCGGCGAAGGTCATCGAGGAAACCATCAGCGAAACGCCCGTGCCAACGATGCAAGCACCGACGGGACGGGCGGTGTTTGAACCGTGA